GGAGAAGGGCGCCCGCTTCATCCAGCTCTGCGATGCCTTCAACATCCCGCTGGTCAGCCTGGTGGACGTGCCCGGCTTCCTGCCCGGCACCGACCAGGAGCACGGGGGGATCATCCGGCACGGGGCCAAGCTGCTGTACGCGTACTGTGCCGCCACCGTCCCCCGGATCCAGCTGATCCTGCGCAAGGCGTACGGTGGCGCGTACATCGTGATGGACTCCCGCTCCATCGGGGCGGATCTGTCCTTCGCGTGGCCGACGAACGAGATCGCGGTCATGGGCGCGGAGGGCGCGGCCAACGTCATCTTCCGCAGGGAGATCGCCGCGGCGGCCGACCCCGCGGCGCAGCGGGCCAGGCGGGTCGAGGAGTACCGCAACATCCTCATGCACCCGTACTACGCGGCCGAGCGCGGTCTCGTGGACGACATCATCGACCCGCGGGAGACCAGGGCGACCCTGATCCGGGCGCTCGCCCTGCTCCGGGCCAAGCACGCGGCGGGCCCGCAGCGCAAGCACGGAAACCCGCCGATGTGATGGAACTGCACATCATGTCGGGGCACCCGACGGACGAGGAGATCTGCGCGCTGGTCTGCGCGCTCACCGCGCTGGGCACGGCTCGGGCCGCACGGCCTGAGCCCGCTCCCGCCACCAGGCGCCCGCGCCGGGAGTGGCACCGCTACCGCTCGCCCCGCTCCTGGGCGACCTGAAAACGTCAAGGCCCAAGGGATGATCCCTTGGGCCTTGACCGGGTCAGAAGATCAGAGTGAGGGCGAGACTGTTGGCGGCGAGCGCCACCATGGCGAACGACGTACGCAGCAGGTGCCAGCGCCGCCACACCGGGCGGGGATCCTCCCATCCCGGCGGGACCGCGTCCGGATCGGTCCGGTGCACCCGCTTGTTGATCGGCACGTTGCGCAGGTGGGAGACCCACGAGACGCCGGCGAGGCACACCGACGCGCAGATGACCAGCGCGCGGGCGGCGCCTCCCGGTGCCCAGAAGGCCAGGACGATGTCCAGCAGCGTCGTGCCCAGCACGATGAGCGGCATGGTGGGGTCCCAGTTCCGGCCGAGCAGCGTGTGCGTGTAGACGTAGCGGTCCGGCGGCATCGCCGCCAGCGCCGGCACGGTGCTGACCGCCACCGCGAACAGCACGCCCGCCACCGTGCCGCTGCCGAGGAGCACCAGCACGGCCAGGACGTTCAGCATGTTGATCACCTCCAGACGGCGTCCGCGATCAGGTCGGCCTGTCCCGGGTCCTGGACGCACGGGAACAGCAGCAGCTCGTCGCAGCCGGCGGCCTCGTAGCCGGCCACGAAGTCACGCAGCTGCCGCGCGTCAGTGAGCACGCTGCGCACCGCCATCTCGGCCTTCCACCCCATGAAGGAGTAGTAGTCCAGCAGGTGGTGCGCGGCCTGCTCACGCCCGTCCGGGCCCAGCGACACGTAGGCGATCGCCATGAGACGCGGCCGATCGGCCCGGCCGGCCGCCTCCCAGGCCTCGCGGACCCGGCCGACCAGCTCGCCGTAACCGGAGGCCGAGCTGCCCCCGGCGATCCAGCCGTCGCCGAAGGCGGCGGCACGCCGCATCGCCGTGGGCGAGTGGCCGCCCACGAACAGCGGCGGCCCGCCCTTCTCGGCGCGCGGGCCGGGGACCGGCCCGTCGCTCTCGCCGCTCCAGAACCCGCGCAGCTCGGCCAGCAGCCCGTCGAGCCGCCGGCCGCGCGCCGCATAAGAGGTACGGCACGCCTCGTAGTCGTCCTGCCGCCCGCCGGCGGCGACGCCCACCGTGAGCCGTCCTCCGGAGAGCCGGTCCAGGCTCGCGAGCTGCTTGGCGAGCAGTGCCCGATCGCCCCTGTAGGCGGCGATCAGGATGGTCGTGGCCAGCCGGATCCGGCCCGTCGCGCCGGCCGCGCCGGCCAGGGCGATCAGCGGCTCGTAGCCGTCGTACATCAGCCGGTCGAGCGCTCCGAGTGACGAGAAGCCGAGCTCCTCGGCCCGGCGGGCCCAGGTGAGAAGATCGCTGCCGGCGATCCCCGACACCATCGTCGGCAGCCCGATGCCCAGCTCCATCATCGGCCCGCAGGATGGGTGTCCACGGAGAGCTGGACGACGCAGCGCATGAGCGCGTTGCGGAAGTACGCCTGGAACGCCTCCGGCGTGGAGGTGTCGCGCTGGTCGACGAGGTAGGGCGCCAGCTTCTCCTCGATCACGTGCACGCCTTTCTGTCCGGCCATGTGGGCGGCGACAGCGCGGAAGTCGCCCTCGTAATGGATCACTCGGACCAGCACGCCGTCCTTGAGGAATACGGCCGTGCCGAGCAGCCGGCCGGCCTGGTCGCCGGTCGCGTCGCGCAGGATGGGAGTGTCCACCCGCTGGAAGTCGGCGAAGATCTCCGCGATCTCGTCGTCGAATCCGGGCCGGACGTTGTAGGTGATGGCGGCATAGGGCATCAGACGCCTCCGTCCACGTTGAGAGTGACCCCGGTGATGTACCGGGACACGTCGCTGGCCAGAAAGAGCACGGCCGCCGCCACCTCTTCGGGAGAGCCGAGGCGGCCGAGCGCGGTCACCGCCTTGATGAGGTCGGCGACCGGGGGCGGCGGACCGTCGCCTGGCCCCTTCACGATCACGCCGGGCGCCACGGTGTTGACCCGCACGCCCCTGCTGCCGAGCTCCCTGGCCAGTGACCTGGTGAGCCCGGAGAGCGCGGTCTTGGAAGCGCAGTAGTGCGCGCTCTCCGGCCGCCCGCGCATGCCGGCCGACGCTCCGATGTAGATGACGGAGCCGTGGTCGGCGAGCAGCCCGAGTGTGGCCCGGGTCACCAGGAAGCTGCTGGTGAGGTTCGCCGAGATGACCCGGTCCCACTCCTGCTCGGTGAGCTCCGCGAAACGGGCGCGGCCGTCGACGCCGACGTTGTTCACGACCACGTCGAGGCCGCCGAGCGCCTCCTCGCAGACGGTCGCGAGCGTGGCCGCGCCGTCGGGCCCGGTCACGTCGGCCTGCACCACGCGGTGGCCGTCACCCAGCTCCTTCAGTTCGCGGGCCAGACCGTCGGCCGCCTCTCCCGGGCTGCGGTGGCAGGCGACCACGCGGGCTCCGGCCCGGGCGAACGCCAGCGCGGTCGCCCGGCCGATCCCCTGCGTGCCGCCGGTCACCAGGACCCGTTTCCCGGCCAGTTCAAGATCCACGATCAACCTCCGCTCAGGGCACGTCATGGCCGATGCTGGGCGTTCGCGCTCGCGACAGGCTGGAACAGGGCTCGACCGGCCGCGCGAGCGCAGGCAGGAGGCCCTTCGCTCCTCGAGCCGGCCTCGAGCAGTCCCTCCGGGGCCGATGCGACTCTGAGGTAATGAGCCACACAGACAGGCAGGTCGCGCTCGTCAGCGGCGGCTCGCGCGGCATCGGCCGGGCGATCGTGCTGCGACTGGCACGGGACGGATTCGATGTCAGCTTCTGCTACCACAGCGCCGAGGAGAGCGCGGCGGCGGTGGCCAAGGAGGCCAGGGAGTTCGGCGGCCAGGTGCTCCCGGTCCGCGCGGACGTGGCCAGCGGCCAGGCGATGCGGGACTGGGTCGGCCGCGTGGAGGACGAGCTCGGCGCGATCGACACGGTCGTGACGTCCGCCGGCATCACGAAGGACGCGCCACTCATGCTCGTGGAGGAGGCCGACTGGGACGCGGTGCTGCGGACCAACGTCGACGGCGTCTACCACCTGTGCCGCGCCGCCGTCTTCGGCATGATGAAGCGCCGGTCGGGCTGCGTGATCACCATGTCGTCCGTGGCCGGTGTGTACGGCCACGCGACGCAGACCACGTACTCGGCGTCGAAGGCGGCCATCATCGGGTTCACCCGGGCACTGGCCAAGGAGATCGGCGGGCACGGCGTGCGGGCCAACGTGGTCGCGCCGGGCCTCATCTCGACGGACATGACCGACCAGCTCAGCGAGCGGGCCGCCAAGCGCCTGCTGGACGCGATCGCGCTGCGCCGGTTCGGCCACCCCGAAGAGGTGGCCGATCTCGTCGCCTTCCTGGCCTCCGACCGGGCCTCGTACATCACGGGCAGTGTCTTCGAGGTCCACGGCGGAATCGCGATCTGAGCCCGGCTCAGCGGGCGGGGGTGGGCAGCTCGGTGACGGCGGCGGCGTCCTTGCCGCCGCCGCCGTCGCCACGGACCGGAGTACGCAGCTCGGCGATGGCGGCGGCGTCCTTGTCGCCGTCGCCGGCGCGGATCGCCGCGCCGAACCGCTCGGCCACCCCCGCCGTGACGGGCAGCTCCAGGTCGTGCGCGGCGGCACCGGCCACCGCCAGGCGAAGGTCCTTCTCCATCAGCGTGCTGCGGAAGGCCGGCGGCTCGTAGCGGCGGGTCCGCATCAGCTCCGCGCGGAACGCGAGCGCCGGCGAGCTGAACCCGCTCTTGGCGATGGTCGTGAAGAACAGGTCGCGGTCGACACCGGCGCTGACGGCCAGCTGCGCCGCCTCGGCCAGCGCGGCGATCTGGTTGCCGAGGAGCAGGTTGAAGGAGAGCTTCAGCCCGCAGGCCGAGCCGGCCGGGCCGACGTGCACCATCTCCTGGGCGAGCGCCTCCAGCACCTCGCGGGCGCCGTCCACGTCCTCGCGCCGCCCGGCCGTGAAGATCCGCAGCTGGCCCGCCCTGGCCATCGGCGGGTTCCCGATCACACACGCCTCGATGCGGCGGGCGCCGATCCTGGCCAGGCGCTCGGACGCGGCCGCGGAGTAGGCGGGCGAAACGGTCGAGGTGTCCACCACGAGTGCCCCAGGACGGAGCCGCCCGGACAGCTCACCGAAGAGGATCTGCTCGACCGCCGCCTCATCGCTGAGGCTGAGCAGGATGATCGAGGCGTCGCGGCCCGCCTCGCCGGCGGAGGAGGCGACGCGTGCCCCCGCCTCCGCCAGCGGCGCGGCCTTGGCCGCGGTGCGGTTGTGGACCACCAGCGGGAATCCGGCCTCGCGCAGGCACAGCGCCATGCCGGCGCCCATGCCGCCCAGACCGATGAAGGCCAGCTCGTTCTCGCCGCTCACAGCAGTCACCTTTCGACGGTTCTGAAATGCCGCCGCCACTGTGCGGTTCTCGGCTCGACGTGGACTCGCGCCGCCCGCTTCGAGCGGGATTCGACCGAGACCAGAACCATCGGGTCAACCATGGGGCATCAAAACGAGAGGAGCTCCCGGTGCATCGGACATTGATCGTCGCCCGCATGGACCCGGCCGAGGCGGACAACGTGGCACAGATCTTCAGGGACTCTGACGCCACCGACCTGCCCCGGATGATCGGAGTGTCGCGACGCACGCTTTTCCGCTTCCACAACCTCTACTTCCACCTGGTGGAGGCGGACGACGACATCACGCCGGATCTCTACAAGGCACGCAGCCACCCGCTCTATGACGACATCAACAAGCGGCTGGCTCAGCACATCCGGCCGTACGACCCGAACTGGCGCGAGCCGAAGGACGCCATGGCCAACCCCTTCTACGTCTGGGAGTCGAACGGTGAGTGAAGCAGCGGAGAAGCTCGCCGTGGTGGCCAAGGTGCGCGCGGACGACGTGGCTGCCAACCGGCGCCGCGGAGGTGACATCCGCGTGGTCCTCAGCCCGAAGACCGTCGCCTCGACCTCCGGGTTCATGGGCACGCTGACGCTCGCGCCCGGCGAGTTCGTGGCCGAGCACTACCACCCGTACTCCGAGGAGTTCCTCTTCGTGGTGCGCGGCCGGCTCACCGCCAGGATCGGCACGCAGGTGCTGGAGCTCGAGGGCGGCGAAGGGCTGATGGTCCCCAAGAGTGTGCCGCACCGGGTCTGGAACGACGGCGAGGAAGAGGTGTACGCGATCTTCCACCTGAGCCCCCTGGCACCGCGGCCGGAACTCGGGCACGTCGACACCGAGCCCCTGCCGGCCTCCGGGGCGGCGCAGGCCGTACCGGATGTTGGAGGGCCGAACTGATGCGCACTGACAGGCGCGTCGTGATCACCGGGATCGGGGTGGTGGCCCCGGGCGGCATCGGGACGAAGGCGTTCTGGGATCTGCTGTCCGAGGGCCGCACCGCCACCCGCACCATCTCGTTGTTCGACCCGTCAGGCTTCCGCTCCCGCATCGCGGCCGAATGCGACTTCGACCCGGCCGCGGAGGGGCTGAGCCCGGCGGAGATCCGCCGGATGGACCGGGCGGCGCAGTTCGGCGTCGTCTGCGCCAGGGAGGCCCTGGCCGACAGCGGCATCGAGGGGGTGGTGCCGCCGGAGCGCATCGGGGTCAGCATCGGCAGCGCCGTGGGGTGCACGATGGGCCTCGAGGAGGAGTACGTCGTCCTGAGCGACGGCGGCCGGCGCTGGCTGGTGGACCCCGACTACGTGGTGCGGCACCTGTACGGATACATGGCGCCGAGCACCATCGCGTGCGAGGTGGCCTGGGCGGCGGGCGCCGAGGGGCCGGTCTCCCTGATCTCCACGGGCTGCACGGCGGGGCTGGACGCGGTGGGCAACGGCGCCCAGCAGATCTGGACCGGCCGGGCGGACGTGGTGATCGCCGGGGCGACCGACGCGCCCATCTCGCCCATCACCGCGGCCTGCTTCGACGCGATCAAGGCGACCTCGCCCAACAACGACGACCCGGCCCACGCGTCGCGTCCCTTCGACGCGCACCGGGACGGGTTCGTCCTCGGGGAGGGGTCCGCGGTCTTCGTCCTGGAGGAGCGGGAGGCGGCCCTGGCACGCGGCGCCCATATTTATGCCGAGATAGCGGGATTCGCGAGCCGGAGCAACGCGTACCACATGACGGGGCTCAAGCCGGACGGCCGTGAGATGGCCGAGGCGATCACCAACGCCCTGGCCATGGCGCGGCTGGACGCCTCGGACATCGACTACATCAACGCGCACGGCTCGGGGACCAAGCAGAACGACAGGCACGAGACCGCGGCCTTCAAGCGCGCGCTCGGCCACCGTGCGTACGAGGTGCCGGTCAGCTCCATCAAGTCCATGGTCGGCCACTCGCTCGGCGCCATCGGATCCATCGAGGTGGCCGCCTGCGCGCTGGCCATCGAGCACCAGGTGGTGCCGCCGACGGCGAACCTGCACACGCGGGACCCCGAGTGCGATCTCGATTACGTGCCGCTCACGGCGCGGGAGCACGCGATCGACGGAGTGCTCAGCGTCGGCAGCGGGTTCGGCGGTTTCCAGACCGCCATGGCCATCGTGAGGTCGGCATGAGTACGGAAACCAGCAGGCAGGCCGTCGTCACCGGGCTCGGGATCGCGGCGCCGAACGGGCTCGGCATCGAGGACTACTGGGCCGCCACGCTGGCGGGCCAGAGCGGCATCAGGGAGATCAGCCGCTTCGACGCCTCCGGCTACCCGGTGCGGCTGGCCGGGCAGGTGAGCGGCTTCACCGCCGGCGAGCACGTCCCGAGCCGTCTCATCCCGCAGACCGACCACGGCACCCACCTCGGACTGGCCGCCGCGGCCTGGGCCCTGGAGGACGCCGGCGCCGACCCCGCGGCCATGCCGGAGTACGACATGGCCGTGGTGACCGCCAGCTCGTCCGGCGGGACCGAGTTCGGCCAGCGGGAGATCGAGCGGCTGTGGTCCAAGGGCCCGTCCTGGGTCGGCGCCTACCAGTCGATCGCCTGGTTCTACGCGGCCACGACCGGCCAGATCTCCATCCGCCACGGGATGCGGGGGCCCTGCGGGGTCATCTGCGCCGAACAGGCGGGCGGGCTGGACGCGGCCGGCCAGGCGCGCCAGCTGATCAGGAGCGGCACCCGGCTGGTGGTCACCGGCGGGACCGACGCCTCGCTCTGCCCCTACGGCCTGACCGCGCAGTACAGCAACGGGCGGCTCAGCGAGTCGGCCGATCCCGTCAGCGCGTACCAGCCCTTCGGCGTCGGCGCGAGCGGCTACGTGCCGGGCGAGGGCGGCGCGATGCTGATCGTCGAGAACGCCGAGGACGCCCGGGCCCGGGGCGCGCGCGTCTACGGGGAGATCGCCGGTTACGCCTCGACCTTCGACCCGCGCCCGGGCTCCGGCCGGGAGCCGGGCCTGCGCAGGGCCATGGAGCTGGCGATCTCCGACGCCGGGCTGAGCGCCGGCGACGTCGACGTGGTCTTCGCGGACGCGGCCGGCGTGCCGGAGCTCGACCTGCAGGAGGCCGCGGCGATCCGCGCGGTGTTCGGCCCGGGCCGCCCGCCGGTCACGGCGCCGAAGACCATGACCGGGCGGCTCTACGCGGGCGGCGCGGCCCTCGACCTCGCGAGCGCCCTGCTGGCCATTCGCGACGGCGTCATCCCGCCCACGACCGGGGTGAGCGAGCTGGTCCCCGGGTGCGACATCGACCTGGTCCTCGGGGCGCCGCGCGAGGCGGCCCTCGGCACCGCCATGGTCGTCGCCCGCGGCCACGGCGGATTCAACGCGGCAGTCATCGTCACGAACGAACGGAGCACCAGATGACCCAGACCACTCCCACTCCCTTCACGCTCGAGGACCTCAAGGCCACCATGATCGAGTGCGCCGGCGCCGCCGAGAACGTGAACCTCGGCGACGACATCTCCGAGGTCCCGTTCGTCGATCTCGGCTACGACTCGCTCGCGGTGCTGGAGGTGACGGCCAAGCTCCAGAACCACCTCGGCGTGGTGATCCCCGACGACGTGGTGGAGCAGCTGCCCACGCCCCGCGCCCTGGCCGACTACGTCAACGTTCGTCTGGCGAACTGAACGGAGGAAACCCGCCATGGCCGGACACACCGACAACGCCATCGTCATCGAGGCCCCCATGGACCTGGTCTGGGAGATGACCAACGACGTCGCCTCGTGGCCCCAGCTGTTCAGCGAGTACGCCGCCGCCGAGATCCTGGAGCGCGACGGCGACACGATCACCTTCCGCCTCACCATGCACCCCGACGAGGACGGAACGGTGTGGAGCTGGGTCTCCCAGCGCACCCCCGACCCCGTGAAGCGCGAGGTGCGCGCCCACCGGGTCGAAACCGGCCCATTCGAGTACATGAACATCTTCTGGGAGTACCGCGAGGTCCCGGAGGGTGTGCGGATGCGCTGGGTGCAGGACTTCCACATGAAGCCGCAGGCCCCGGCCGATGACGACGGGATGACCGCGTACCTGAACCACAACACCGCGATCCAGATGAACCGGATCAAGGGGCTGGTCGAGGAGGCCGCGGCGGCGGCCTTGCAGGGCGCGGGATGACCGGGGCGCTCCTCGCGCTGGCGCTGTTCGCGAACGGGGTCGCGACCGGCGTCATGCTCGGCAACGCGATCGGGCTGGCGGCCTTCGCCCTCCGCCTGCCGTACGCGGGGTATGTGGACCTGATCAAGTTCTTGTGGCCGCGTTACGACCCGTTCCTGCCCATCATGAACGCGCTGGCGTTCGGGCTGGACGTCGTCCTCGCGGTGACGGTCTCGGGCGGACGGGCGGAGGCGACGGCCCTGTTCTGGCTGGCCGCCGCACTGCTGGCCGTGCTCATGGCGATTTCCCTGCTGAAGAACGTCCCGATCAACAAGTACGTGACCGCGCTGGACCCGGCCAGTCAGCCGAACGACTGGCCGGAACGCGATCCGCGGGTCCGCTGGAAGACCTGGAACACCACGCGAGTGGTGCTCTCGCTGGCCGCGCTGATCGCCAACCTGGTGGCGGCGGCGATTCTCCTCTAGATGTCACAGGAGCCATGGAACGATGGAGCTCAACCTGACCGCAAAGAAGATCCTCGTGACCGGCGGTTCGCGGGGCATAGGGCGGGGCGTCGTGCTCGGCCTCGCCCGCGCGGGGGCCGACGTGGTGACGTGCTACCGCACGGAGGGCGAGGCCGTCACGAGCCTGGCCCGCGAACTCAAGGAGACCGGTGGCGACCACCACCTGGTCAGGGCGGACGTGAGCAACCCGGCGGACGTCGACGACCTCGTCGAGCACTGCCGCACCTCGTACGGATCCCTTGACGTGGTCGTGCACAACGCGGGCGTCATCAGTCACATACCGTTCGCCGAGCTCCCCCTCGAGGAGTGGCAGCGCGTCGTGGCCAACAACCTGGGCGGGCCGTACCTGGTCACGCAGCGCGCGCTGCCGCTGCTCAGCGAGGGTGGCTCCGTCATCTTCGTGGGCTCGAGGGTGGCCACGGTGGGCATCCCGCTGCGCGCCCACTACACGGCCACCAAGGCCGGCCTGGTGGGGCTCACCCGTTCCCTCGCCAAGGAGCTGGGCCCGCGCGGGATCCGCGTGAACGTGGTGGCGCCCGGGCCGATCCAGACGGAGGAGCCGACGCCGCCCGCCGTCCTCGAGCGCTACCAGAAGATGATCCCCCTCGGCAGGCTCGGGGACGTCTCGGACATCGCCGGGGTCGTCGGCTTCCTGTCCAGTGACCTGTCGCGGTTCGTGAACGGCGAGACGATCAACGTCGATGGAGGAATCTGATGTACGACGAGAACGTGCCGGTGCTGATCGTGGGCGCCGGCCCGGTCGGCCTGTCCACGGCGGTCTTCCTGGGCCGTCACGGCATCAGGACGCTGGTCGTCGAGAAGCGCGGCGAGACCTCCATGCTGCCCCGCGCCCCCGGCCTGCAGGCCCGCACCATGGAGATCTTCCGGGCGGCGGGGCTGGGCAAGGAGGTCCGGGCGCTGGAGATCGGTGACTCGCACCCGTTCTTCGAGGGCGGGATCCTGCGGGTGAACACCTTCTCCGAGATCGCCGACGCCGTGGTGCTGGAGGCTCCGTCGCTGGACGGCGCGGAGATCAGCCCCGAGCGGGTCATGGGCTGCGGCCAGGACCGCTACGAGGTGGTGCTGGCGGAGAAGGCCCGCGAGTACGGCGGCGAGGTGCGCTTCGCGACCCGGCTCCGCGAGATCGAGCAGGACGACGACGGTGTGACCGCCCAGGTGGAGGACGTGACGACCGGGGTGGTCACGACGGTCCGGGCGCAGTACCTCGTGGGCGCGGACGGCGCGAGCAGCTCGGTCCGCAACATCCTCGGCGTCTCCCGCTCCGGCCGCGGCACCGTGTTCAACGCGCTCAGCATCTACTTCCGCGCGCCCGAGCTGGAGGAGATCCTGGCCGACCGGCCGTTCATCCTCTGCTACGCCACCGCCGGCGGGACGATGACCGGTCTGTCGCGGCTGCACGGGCGCGACCCCTGGCTGGCCGCCCCCATCTACCACCCGGACAAGGGCGAGTCCCCGGCCGACTTCACCGACGAGCGCTGCATAGAGATCGTGCGCAACGCGTCGGGCAAGCAGGACATGCACGTCGAGATCATGGCGAAGGTGCCGTGGGAGGGCGCG
This genomic interval from Nonomuraea helvata contains the following:
- a CDS encoding FAD-dependent monooxygenase, translating into MYDENVPVLIVGAGPVGLSTAVFLGRHGIRTLVVEKRGETSMLPRAPGLQARTMEIFRAAGLGKEVRALEIGDSHPFFEGGILRVNTFSEIADAVVLEAPSLDGAEISPERVMGCGQDRYEVVLAEKAREYGGEVRFATRLREIEQDDDGVTAQVEDVTTGVVTTVRAQYLVGADGASSSVRNILGVSRSGRGTVFNALSIYFRAPELEEILADRPFILCYATAGGTMTGLSRLHGRDPWLAAPIYHPDKGESPADFTDERCIEIVRNASGKQDMHVEIMAKVPWEGAQLVAERFRVGRVFLAGDAAHVHPPAGGFGANTGIHDAHNLAWKLAATLHGWAGPELLDTYHDERHAVGSAMAQQAMVRNRIRHGYATDDVRNEMVDDIIITLGYRYRSQAVVTETPRPTLTAPLELVGEPGTRAPHLWLERDGERLSTIDLFWDSYVLLTSGEDGGAWQEAAAKLAEHTDVPLRVVRLGAEGDYVPLDDDWAATLGIARDGAILVRPDAFVAWRGGGAADAEQVLAEVLGRVAGGLSVTAAAR